Proteins from a genomic interval of Sphingobacterium sp. SYP-B4668:
- a CDS encoding bleomycin resistance protein — MLTSVNPKLPMRDKTATKEYYVNRLSFEELGTADYPEYLMVKRDAIEIHFYAFKNLDPKENYGQIYIRTNDIEGLYQSLLDKRVAIHPAGHLQTKPWGQKEFSLLDPDNNLLTFGQSI, encoded by the coding sequence ATGTTGACAAGTGTAAACCCCAAATTACCCATGCGGGATAAAACCGCAACAAAGGAATACTATGTAAATAGACTAAGCTTTGAAGAATTGGGAACGGCAGACTATCCTGAATATTTAATGGTGAAAAGAGACGCGATTGAGATTCATTTCTACGCATTCAAAAATCTAGACCCCAAGGAGAATTATGGACAGATTTATATCCGTACTAACGACATTGAGGGACTATATCAATCCCTTCTCGATAAGAGAGTAGCGATACATCCTGCGGGTCATCTACAAACGAAACCTTGGGGGCAAAAAGAATTTTCATTACTCGACCCAGACAACAATTTGCTTACTTTCGGGCAGAGCATCTAG
- a CDS encoding GNAT family N-acetyltransferase, with amino-acid sequence MSITISDTRDIELEAILDLYSANKWSAADKPNELYKALINSDSLISAWDGNKLVGIGNAISDGYLVVYYPHLLVHPFYQGNGIGKMIVNKMQEKYGNFHMQMLTADGKAIEFYEKVGFSRAGQTSPMWIYKGNEH; translated from the coding sequence ATGTCTATTACAATCTCTGATACTCGGGATATAGAACTCGAGGCTATACTTGATCTTTATAGCGCAAATAAATGGAGCGCTGCTGATAAACCGAATGAACTGTACAAAGCGCTGATAAATTCCGATTCCTTAATCTCCGCTTGGGACGGCAACAAACTAGTAGGAATAGGGAATGCTATCTCTGACGGATACCTCGTAGTCTATTATCCACATTTATTGGTACATCCTTTCTATCAAGGCAACGGCATCGGGAAAATGATAGTCAACAAAATGCAGGAGAAATATGGCAATTTTCACATGCAGATGTTGACAGCCGATGGCAAAGCCATTGAATTTTATGAGAAAGTTGGTTTCAGTCGGGCCGGACAAACCTCTCCGATGTGGATATACAAAGGGAACGAACATTAG